The sequence GGCAAGGCCCAGCCACAGCTGCGTCTGACCGATCAGGTCCAATGCCGTGTTGGCCAGCGCAATATCTTCTTCCAGCACCGGCGCCACGCCGCACCATTCCGAAATCCGGTGACCGAGAACCAGCGTGTTGTCGCCCATCCGGCAAAGGTATTCGAACAGGGCGTCGCTCACATCGCACCTACTTCGTCGGGGATGTCGAAAAAGGTCGGATGACGGTAGACCTTGTCGTTCGCGGGTTCGTACAGCGCGCCCTTCTCTTCGGGAGAGGAGGCCGCAATGGCGCTGGCGGGAACGGCCCAGATGCTGACACCCTCGTTGCGGCGGGTATAGACATCGCGTGCGTTCTTGATCGCACTCTCCGCGTCAGCGGCATGAAGGCTGCCGACGTGGCGATGGCTCAGCCCGTGCTGGCCACGGATGAAGATTTCCCACAGCGGCCACTCGGTGGAGCGCGCCTTGCCGTGAGGTGCGGCGTCCGTTTCTGAATAGGGGCTGGATTCAGGGCTGCTCATCTGGCGTCCTCCTGTCGTGGATCTGGTCCGGAAAGCGGGGGCGCGTCCGGTCTGCAAATGTGTCTCGGATCATTCCGCCGCGATTGGCGCATTCCGCTGCTTCTTTTTCTCGGCGTGCGCCAGCAGACCTTCCCGCACCCAGCGGCCTTCGTCCCAGGCGCGGTTACGCGCTTCGAGGCGTTCCGTGTTGCA is a genomic window of Sulfitobacter alexandrii containing:
- the paaB gene encoding 1,2-phenylacetyl-CoA epoxidase subunit PaaB; the encoded protein is MSSPESSPYSETDAAPHGKARSTEWPLWEIFIRGQHGLSHRHVGSLHAADAESAIKNARDVYTRRNEGVSIWAVPASAIAASSPEEKGALYEPANDKVYRHPTFFDIPDEVGAM